The following coding sequences are from one Musa acuminata AAA Group cultivar baxijiao chromosome BXJ2-4, Cavendish_Baxijiao_AAA, whole genome shotgun sequence window:
- the LOC135608916 gene encoding cytochrome b-c1 complex subunit 6, mitochondrial-like, with translation MGGCASKPTTTEGQAPEGPPANNSAPTDVTVTATAEAAEVVAESNETAEESKEETSSEAKPQEAEPAVEGGEHKAEEKEEKSAEEVATATAQTP, from the exons ATGGGCGGCTGTGCGAGTAAACCGACGACCACCGAAGGCCAGGCTCCTGAGGGTCCACCAGCCAATAACTCAGCTCCCACCGACGTGACCGTCACCGCCACCGCCGAGGCCGCTGAG GTCGTGGCGGAATCCAACGAGACTGCCGAGGAGAGCAAGGAAGAGACATCGAGTGAGGCGAAACCCCAAGAGGCTGAGCCTGCTGTGGAAGGAGGCGAGCACAAGGccgaggagaaggaggagaagagcGCGGAGGAAGTGGCCACTGCGACTGCACAGACGCCCTAA